CTTGACTTGCAATTGTCCTTGGTGCTTGACAACCAAACCCGATAACAACAACTCGATCTGCTCTTGAGAGTCATCTACGGGGATTTCAACTCCTTGTAAAATTTGCTGATAGATGCCCAGCAAAGCACTAGCACGCTGTTCGTTTCGCAGCAAGCGATCGCGGATTGTCTTCAAATGCTCTGGCTCGTCCTTCGCTTCCCAGTTTTCAATAATGTGGATTCTGACCAGCTTTTCTAAAATTAATGGTGGGAATTGGTAATAAAAGCGGATCAGATGATAATTAACGATCGGCAGATGGTAATCTAACTTGAAACGATCTCCGCCTTCTAGACTTGTAGGTTTTTGTAAGTCCTGACTCCCACTCATCCTTTCGTGAATGACAATTTGACAGAGCTTCTGAGTCAGAAATGGCTGTCCGTCCGTCCAAGCCAAGATCTCTTTAAGTACAGATATCGGATTGGCTACCTTATCCTCCAAGCCAGATGCTAGCGGCTGTACTTCTGATAGATCGAAGCCATGCAGATCGATAGATTTACCGATATTAAATGGAGTCCGATGGCGATCGGCAATCAAATCTGAAGGCGTTGCTACCCCAAATAGCGCCCAAGTGAGGCGGTTATATTCTGGATTCTCCGCTCGCTGGTTGTAACAAGCTCGAATCAAAGCAAAAAAATCTTCAGTTGGGAAATTAAGTCCCAGTACGCTATCAATTTCATCAACAAAAATAAAGATTTTCTCGTTGTTAATTTGGACTAACAAAATGTCTTCAATAAACTGGCTGAATCGCTGAAGGAGAGATAAATCTTCTCGTTCTTGCCACCAAGCTTTGAAATTGATTTTGCCAAAGAGATTGAAGCCTCTTAATAGATCGACCATCACACCCTTGTACCACTGAGCGGGAGTAATATTTTCGCTGCCGATCCGCGTCATGTCGATTGAGGCACAACTAAAACCTCTTTTTTCTAAGCGATGCCGAGTTCTTAGCCGCAGGCTAGACTTGCCCATTTGTCGGCAGCTAAAAACATAACAAAACTCGCCTCTGAGCAAAGCACGATCGAGTTCAGCGTCAGCCTGTCGCTCCACGTAGCTAGGAGCATCCATTTTGAGACTGCCACCAACTTGATATTCGTATGCGTTCATAGGCTTAGCCTAATTGCTCGCGGAAATACAATCGATACAACTCACAGCTTGGCGTTGCCAAATTTCCCTCCAGCTTGACTAGCCCCATACTTTCTAATTTATAGGCAGCGATCGCTTCTAATTGCACGGGTTCATTGGATGTTACGACTCGCTTGAATGCTGTCGCTAGTTCGGGATGCTCTTGGAGATTAGCCAGGTAACCCCGTAAGCGATCGCTATAGACTCCAGAAACTGTAGGAGCAGTTTGTAGGAGTTGGTTTAGACTCACCTCCTGGCGTGCCAAATGATAGAGCGCAATGCGGATCAGATAGGGATGTCCCCCCACCATTGCTAGCAAGAGAGCTAGATTTTTCACCCCCTCCTCGCTCTTACTCCAATCCAGACGATGACGTACTGCCAACTCCTGCGCTTGCGCCAAACTAAATTCTGGTAATTTAATTGGCAATCCCACGTTAAAAGGAGATTGATTGATATCTAAAGGAATATAAGCTTCCGTAGCATGAACTACCACCAGTCGGAGTTTTTTCCAGATTTCTAATTCCGAGGCATCTTCATACCAGGAGCGCAGCAGTGGCAGGAAATCGCTAGAGATTTCATGATACTCGAAAATTCGATTGACTTCATCCAAAGCCAAAACCATTGGAGAGTCAATCTCTGCCAGTAAAAATTCTTGGAAATATATCGAGCAGCTAACTTTACTGCCAATATCCTCATCCCAATAGTCATCCAGCCTCGGCTCTAAATTCAACTGACGACTAACATTCGCACACAACCAGCGTAAGAATTTATCTAAGGACGTGAAAATGCTATTGTCTGCCCGTTGCAAGCTTAACAGCACGGTGTGGAACCCCTGCTGTTTAGCATGAGCCAAAATTCTATGCATCAAGGATGTTTTTCCCATCTGCCTGGGAGCTTTAAGTCGCAGTAAGCTTCCAGGTTTGCTAATTTGGGTATAGGCAAGTTCTTCAATCGGCGGACGCTCAATGTAAAACAGAGAATCAAGCGGTACTGGTCCGTCAGGAAATTCCAAAAAGTCAGGCTTGGGGCTAATAGATGCACTTTGCACCTCTCTTCCTTTTTGTCCCTGAGATTCATGCATCGACTCGCGCCACTGACGCTCTAAGGCAGCGCGAAAGTTAGTTTTACTGACATTTTCTCCTAAAGCTTTGCTCAAGAGCTTCCAGAATTTGGGACCGACATCGCGTGTCAAGTAACTGACAGAATAACCCGCAGCCTCAGCCGTCTGCTCGTAGGTCTGACTTTGCCAAGCACCTATGAGAATAGCAGTTTCCACGTCACTCAGATGCCTACCCCACTGGGCAAACACAACTTTGTTGGTTATTTCAAGTGCTTGGTCAAAGTTCATACCAATACTACACTGACCCTGCTGCTTTACTTATATTCTGAGATTACCAGAAATGTTGAAATCCGTTGGTTAGTAGTTAATTGTCATGACAGGTCAAATTAACATACGTGTTGCAGCATAAGTCATGTATTCTTTTCGATCGACTTCCATTGGTGTTCGATCGCCCAAACCTTGGTGATGCCGATGGTGGTTGTAAAACTGCTTGAATTTCAGTAGCGACGTAAACGGGTCATTATCATGCGAAAAGCAATCCCTAACGCATTTGCAGAGGGATAAAGAAACTCGTAGTTGTCCTAGTTCTGGTAACACCGAGCAAACTAGCGGCGTGACATACTTGTCTATGTTGTTAGAAACTATATAACACTCAAGTTTTTAGACCGTACGCCATACACCAAAGGATCGTGGATAAATATATTCTTGTTGATTGCGGGTTTCACGATGAGCTAGAAGCATTAGCAACCTTGCGCCAATCATGTCGGATTGTATATCGTAATGCAGCTGGTGAATCAGTTGAAATTGAAGGTCTGATTGTGGATGTTTATGCTGCAAACCAAGCTGATTTTCTGAGGATGAATAATGGTATAGAAATTCGATTGGATAAACTTGTTTCGGTTAACGACAAGCAGATTTCTTTTTGTACAGATTGATTGATAGCGGTTTGCAATTGGTAAAACAGACGATCTGTAGGGACGCACAGCTGTGCGTCCCTACAAAGCTACCCGCGTTATTTCCACCCAGCTCGATCCATAATTTGTAGAGCTGTTGCACCATTGCGACCAAACACAGCCGCATTGAGCGAATCTTCCTTAAATTTTCCGTAGCTTGCCAAAATCGGATCGACTGCTACACCTGCTACGACTGGATATTCGTGATTACTTTTGGCAAAAATTTCCTGAGCGCGAGAACTTGCCAGAAATTCGAGGAATTTAATTGCGTTTTCTTTATTGGGAGAGGTCTTGACCAATCCACCACCGCTAATATTGACGTGAGTGCCGCGACCCTTTTGGTTGGGGAAAAACACGCCAATTTTTTCAGCAACGGCGCGATCGGCAGGTTTATCGGAAGCTGCAATTCGTGCTAGGTAATAGGTATTGCAAATTGCTAAGCTCCCCACCCCAGCAGCGCAGGCTTGAATTTGTCCGACATCGTTGCCTTGAGCTGGACGAGCAAAGTTTGCTACTAGCCCCCGTACCCAAGCTTCCGTTTTGGACTCACCATTAGCCGCTAAAATCGAACCTACTAAGGATTGGTTGTAAACATTATTGGATGGTCGTACTAAAATTTGACCGCGCCATTTTGGGTTTGTCAAGTCTTCGTATGTGGACAGCTCTGCTGGTTTTACCTTAGTTTTGTCATACATAATCACCCGCGCCCGCTTCGAGAAGCCAAACCACAGACCATCGGGATGACGCAGGTTTTTGGGAATAGCCTTGGTCAAGAGCGCCGATTTGACAGGTTGAAACAGCCCTGCTTGTTCTGCCCGCCACAAACGCCCTGCATCAACCGTCACCAAAACATCTGCTGGACTATTGGCTCCCTCACTTCTAATCCGCTCGATCAGCGGATCGGCTTCGCCTTCAATTAGGTTCACCTGAATTCCCGTGGCATCTGCAAAAGCTTGATAGATTTCACTATCTGCATCGTAATGACGTGCTGAATAGAGATTGACTACTCGATTACCACCTGTTTGGGCTGACACTCCCAGCCCCCACGTCCCGATTGTCACAGTTGCCGCAGCACCAGCACTAGCACCCAAAAAGGTGCGACGAGTCATCTTGCTCATAAATCCTTCTAGCTTACGTTCTCGCGATCGCAATTTTGATTTAATAATAATAATGTCATTAATAGGTACAGACTTTTAAAAATTTTTTGCATTAGCTCAAAACTCCGTCCACTGGCGCAAAAGATTGGCATGGCTTTTAGAAATTAAATCGAATACGGGCGTTTTGCCGGAGGCTTCAAACAGCGTTTGACGTGCCGTATCGAGATCGAACAAAATTTCTCGCTGCTGAGGATCGCGTACCAAACTTTGAATCCAAGTTACTGCTGCTAGGCGCACGCCTTGAGTCACGGCTTCCACGCGGTGCAACGTTGATGAAGGATAAACGATCGCCGACCCCGCCGGCAACTTAAATGCTACCTCTCCCTGGGTACTCTCTATTATCAGTTCTCCCCCTTCGTAAGTGGTGGGGTCACTGAGAAATATTGTCATTGATACGTCCGATCGCATTAAAGGATCGTACATCAGCGCATTATCAATATGAGTGCCGTAAGACATGCCGATATCGTAGCGACTGATAGTTACCGGACGAACGATATAGGGACGCACCGCCATTTGGAATAAGGCGTGCCGCTGTAAAGCTGCATCGATGATATCTCGCACGATCGCCAGTGCTGGCGATCCCTGGGGGAGTTGGGTATTGTGTTTGACCTGGCGGGCGTGCCAGCCAGCTGTAGCTTTACCGTCCACGAACTCAGCCATCTCCAGTTTGGCGATCGTCGTTTCTAGCTCTGTAGGGTTAAGAATATTGCCAATACACAGAATCATGGCGATCGCAATGCTGTAAGAAGGAGTGAGGAGTGAGGAATTAGGGAAAGGATAAGGGAGATCGGGGGAGCAATTCAAAATTTCCCAACTCTCGACCCCTGCTCCCTGATAATTGTCAACCACCAACCAAATTACCAATTACCAATTACCAATTGCCCTGATAACTGATAACTGATAACTGACTTATTGTGCCATTTTTGCCCATTCTTCAGGCAACATATTAGCAACAATCTCAAACTTCCCCTTGCCATCTGGCTTCACAATGTATGCGACACCTTGAGGCTCTGGATAAATTCCTGTTGCTGCATCAAACACGTCGTCGTGACCCACAACTACCGTATTGGTTCCGTCAGCAGGCGTAGTCGTGAGGAATGGCATCACCGCAGTCCGCATCTGGGCTTTCTGGGCTTCGGTGTAATCTTCAGCAGGTGGAAAATTTAAGGCTGCTCTCTTTTCAGTGCGACCAAACGCAATATCTGCTGTCTGCCACGCACGGCAATACTCGCTAGAGTAAACTTGACCTACAGGAATCTTCAACGCTTCAAAGGCTTGACCGATGGTTCGCGACTGCTGCCAGCCAACTTCACTTAGCATCCGCTGAGTCGAACAATCTCCCATTTTTGCAGACACTTGGTCGGCATAATCCTTTTCAGTTTGGGCATGTCGGAAGTAAATGACATATCCACCATTCTGCAAGGCATTTAACAGTTGCTTACCACTGAGCTTATCTTTGAATGATGTTCCTGCTTCGCCGCCTTCACCACCTTCACCACCCTGGCTAGGGGTAGTAGCAGGAGGCTTGGCAGGGGTACTACCTTCACCACCCTGTCTGGGAGTAAAAGTAGTGGGGGGCTTGGCAGGACTACCACCTTCACCGCCTTCGCCACCTTCACCGCCTTCACCACCCTGGCTAGGGGTAGTTGTAGAAGGCTTGGCAGGGGTACTACCTTCGCCACCTTCGCCACCTTCGCCACCTTCGCCACCTTGGGCTATCTGCATTACTGAAGCGCGATCGGGTATTTCGATCGCCCTTTCCGCAGCTGCTTCTACGGCACGATCGGTTGCCGCGATCGCTACCGCGCCTGAAAGAACGTAAGCACCCACACCTACCCAGATTTTTACCTTACCTAAGTTCATAACTCACTAACCACATTAATTAACTAAGACCAGGGAACTACGTGCTACTCGAAAATCGATTCAGCACTATTTAGTCAAGACACGATCTGGCGTTTAACAAAACGCCTTTTCGAGCGCAGATAGTCTGCTAATGATAAGTTTTTGCATTAGAGAGGAATATACCACGATCTCGTGTCAAAAGAACTACCTGTAGTCAATTTCCTCCGGTCTAGTACGGGTAATCTGCCGACTTAAAGCAATCACAGGAATAATCCCAACAGCAACAATTGCCAAGGCGGGTGCAGCTGCCTCTGCCAAACGCTCATCTGCTGCCAGCCGATAGACCTCTACTGCCAGCGTATCAAAGTTAAACGGACGAACGATCAGCGTCGCAGGCAATTCTTTCATCACATCGACAAACACTAAAATTGCTGCCGTGAGTAAGCCACCACTCATCAACGGTGCGTGAATCTGCACCAGAGTGCGAGTTGTGCCACAGCCGAGCGATCGCGCCGCGTCATCCAGGTTGGGTTTAATGCGGCTGAGGCTGGATTCAACCGTGTTATACGACACCGCCAAGAATCGCACCAAATAGGCAAATACCAGCGTTATAATTGTGCCGCTGAGCAACAAGCCAGTCGAAATCCCGAAAGTCGATCGCATCCCAGCATCTACCGCATTATCGATCGCCCCAATGGGAAACAGCACGCCCACGGCAATCACCGCGCCAGGAATTGCATAGCCCACCGTTGCCATTCTGACTGCTACCTGCATACCCCAATTGGCGCTCAGCCGCAGACCGTAAGCTAGGATGGGTGACACGAAGACTGCCACTATTGCCGTTACTGCCGCTAGGATTAAACTATGGCGAGATAGCTCCCAAAAGCGTTGGCTAAAGTTGTGGGTAATATCGCTAGTTGCCATGTACAGCAAGCGTCCGGCAGGAATCAAAAAACCCAGCACGATCGGCAGTCCACAAACGATGACAGCGGCGATCGCCCGCCATCCCCGCAACCTAAACGCAGACAAT
This window of the Chroococcidiopsis thermalis PCC 7203 genome carries:
- a CDS encoding AAA-like domain-containing protein, encoding MNAYEYQVGGSLKMDAPSYVERQADAELDRALLRGEFCYVFSCRQMGKSSLRLRTRHRLEKRGFSCASIDMTRIGSENITPAQWYKGVMVDLLRGFNLFGKINFKAWWQEREDLSLLQRFSQFIEDILLVQINNEKIFIFVDEIDSVLGLNFPTEDFFALIRACYNQRAENPEYNRLTWALFGVATPSDLIADRHRTPFNIGKSIDLHGFDLSEVQPLASGLEDKVANPISVLKEILAWTDGQPFLTQKLCQIVIHERMSGSQDLQKPTSLEGGDRFKLDYHLPIVNYHLIRFYYQFPPLILEKLVRIHIIENWEAKDEPEHLKTIRDRLLRNEQRASALLGIYQQILQGVEIPVDDSQEQIELLLSGLVVKHQGQLQVKNRIYREVFNQTWVEKQLAKLRPYSQALDAWLISQRRDSSRLLRGQALVEAQAWSQGKSLSELDYQFLAASQECDRREVETRLEAERTQEIAARLLQERKAARFQKLFLGTLCLVLAIALGLGLATFFQYRWCAVGLQSAMN
- a CDS encoding AAA-like domain-containing protein; this encodes MNFDQALEITNKVVFAQWGRHLSDVETAILIGAWQSQTYEQTAEAAGYSVSYLTRDVGPKFWKLLSKALGENVSKTNFRAALERQWRESMHESQGQKGREVQSASISPKPDFLEFPDGPVPLDSLFYIERPPIEELAYTQISKPGSLLRLKAPRQMGKTSLMHRILAHAKQQGFHTVLLSLQRADNSIFTSLDKFLRWLCANVSRQLNLEPRLDDYWDEDIGSKVSCSIYFQEFLLAEIDSPMVLALDEVNRIFEYHEISSDFLPLLRSWYEDASELEIWKKLRLVVVHATEAYIPLDINQSPFNVGLPIKLPEFSLAQAQELAVRHRLDWSKSEEGVKNLALLLAMVGGHPYLIRIALYHLARQEVSLNQLLQTAPTVSGVYSDRLRGYLANLQEHPELATAFKRVVTSNEPVQLEAIAAYKLESMGLVKLEGNLATPSCELYRLYFREQLG
- a CDS encoding Fe(3+) ABC transporter substrate-binding protein → MSKMTRRTFLGASAGAAATVTIGTWGLGVSAQTGGNRVVNLYSARHYDADSEIYQAFADATGIQVNLIEGEADPLIERIRSEGANSPADVLVTVDAGRLWRAEQAGLFQPVKSALLTKAIPKNLRHPDGLWFGFSKRARVIMYDKTKVKPAELSTYEDLTNPKWRGQILVRPSNNVYNQSLVGSILAANGESKTEAWVRGLVANFARPAQGNDVGQIQACAAGVGSLAICNTYYLARIAASDKPADRAVAEKIGVFFPNQKGRGTHVNISGGGLVKTSPNKENAIKFLEFLASSRAQEIFAKSNHEYPVVAGVAVDPILASYGKFKEDSLNAAVFGRNGATALQIMDRAGWK
- a CDS encoding Fe2+-dependent dioxygenase is translated as MILCIGNILNPTELETTIAKLEMAEFVDGKATAGWHARQVKHNTQLPQGSPALAIVRDIIDAALQRHALFQMAVRPYIVRPVTISRYDIGMSYGTHIDNALMYDPLMRSDVSMTIFLSDPTTYEGGELIIESTQGEVAFKLPAGSAIVYPSSTLHRVEAVTQGVRLAAVTWIQSLVRDPQQREILFDLDTARQTLFEASGKTPVFDLISKSHANLLRQWTEF
- a CDS encoding histidine phosphatase family protein; the protein is MNLGKVKIWVGVGAYVLSGAVAIAATDRAVEAAAERAIEIPDRASVMQIAQGGEGGEGGEGGEGSTPAKPSTTTPSQGGEGGEGGEGGEGGSPAKPPTTFTPRQGGEGSTPAKPPATTPSQGGEGGEGGEAGTSFKDKLSGKQLLNALQNGGYVIYFRHAQTEKDYADQVSAKMGDCSTQRMLSEVGWQQSRTIGQAFEALKIPVGQVYSSEYCRAWQTADIAFGRTEKRAALNFPPAEDYTEAQKAQMRTAVMPFLTTTPADGTNTVVVGHDDVFDAATGIYPEPQGVAYIVKPDGKGKFEIVANMLPEEWAKMAQ